A stretch of DNA from Leopardus geoffroyi isolate Oge1 chromosome B3, O.geoffroyi_Oge1_pat1.0, whole genome shotgun sequence:
GGAGGGAGACCTTCCGGAGCAGAGGCGTGGACGTGGGCAGGGCGGGCGTCAGTGCTGCTGTGGCCTTAGGGTCAGAGGGCTGGGCGGTAGCACTCGCAGCTGGGCCCCCCGTCTCAGAAGGCCTTGAACGGGAGGCGGAGATGCTGAGGGTGCCAGGAGGGCATGGGGAGGCAGCCCCCGCACACTCTTGTGGGCACTGAACAATGAGCCCAGAGCGAGCCCAGAGAGCCGCTCAGGTTGCCATGGTAACAGCTTCCCAGATCctctgagctggggagggaccaAGGGCCCAGCAGGGAAGACCCCAGGAAGGGGCTgtgaggatggggggggggggcagttgggGATGCACAGAAGCCCTGAGCTCACTCACCATGTGGCCTTGGCCTCTCTGGCCTCAGGctcttgtctgtgaaatgggcctGAGGGCTGAGCCCAGGTGGGTCCTTTGGAGCCCAGGGAGAGCTGCTGCCCCAGGTGCTGAGTGGTGCTCCAGCCGCAGtggtgggatgggggagaggcCCGCACCTGCacgaccacacacacacacacacacacacacgcgcgcgcgtgtgcacgctcacacacacaccctccttcctgccctgcagCCTGGGTCAGCAGGGCCCCCGATCCTCCCAGTGGACACATGCAGGACAGgtgtgggagggagcagggagcccAGGGCCCGGCGTCGTCctgacccctgcccaccccccctgcAGGCTGCGGTAGGTGCCCGGGAGAAGGGCCCTCGGCTGGGCCAGCGACTGCCCTCGATCGTGGTGGAGTCCAGCGAGGTGGGTTCTGTGGAGAGTGGGGAGCTGCGTTGGCCCCCCGAGGGCGCCTTGAGggggtcagcccagagccaggttGCTTCTGGTGAGTGAGGGGCTGCCCACGGGGGTCGGAAGCCGGGCTCCCCCTGCCCGCTCATGCAAACGGGGCCCTCCACCCCTCCAGCCTGTGCACACCATCACCCCCATCTGCCCGTCCTTGGAACTCTGCTTGGGCGCCTGGGAGCCTCCTGGCCTTGACCCTCTCTTTGTCCACGTGCCCCCTCCTACCTGCCCTTAAGGACTCTATCGACTGTGgtggccccaggcccagcccatCAGACGGGCCCGTGAAGCGTCTGTTGGACACAGGACCACATGCTTCCCCCTCAGTTCCAATTCCTTCCCCTCTCGCTCCTGATTCACTGCCTTTGGGGCACGTGTGCGTTCAAAGGGCCAGCCCAGGTGCCCGTGAGGTGGGGCGGTGGACCAGCCCGGCGGCAGGCCCCTGCCCTGGCCGTAGGTGCCTGGTTAAAGGCCAAGGGACTGCCAGAGCCAAGGAAGCTCCtggggggagggtgtgtgggTAGGAGAGGGGGATTCCGTGTTCCAGATGCcaggggtgaggctgggcagTGGGGGCCTTCTGCCGAGGGCACATGAGGGGTGAGCTGTGCCCTGGGAAGTTTTGTCCCCTGGGGAGTTTCCCCCCTGATGAGGAAATGAATTCAGCCTCACTGGGGCTGCCTGGCACCCCCTCCTCACATGTCAGCCCCCCAGCGGCTTGAGCCCAGAAGGGGCCCATCCACCCCATACCCCCCACCTTTCCCTCAAAGCCTCCTCCGCCTCTGTCAGGTGGCACCCAGGGCTGAGAGCAGCACCAGGGACCACGCCCTGGGTAACCGCTGGAACTCGGGCTGTGTGGAGGTCTCTGGGTGGGTAGAGGTGCCGGGGGAGGGAGTGCCCCTGCTCCCGGAGCGTGGCCTTGCCTGCCCCACCCAGGtgcagccccctcctccccgttCCCTTGCCAGCCTGTCCGAAAGGCAGCCCCACCAACAGAGGGGCCTTTGTGTTTCTGCAGCCCCCTCACCAAGTCTGCCGGGAGCACCAGGGAAGGTTCCGGATGACGCTGGCAGTGAGCGCGCCAGCTGCCAGGCCCCGGCCCCCCAGTGAGAGGACTGGGACAGGCATGGCCGGATTCTGCTGTGTGAGGGCCCTGCAAAccccgcctcccacccctgctcctgaCAGCTGAGCGGCCTCAGCCCCAGGGTGGCCGGGCTGATGCTTGGAGCAGGGAGAGCTGAGCCGCTGCCTCCTGCCTCAGAGGGTCTGGCCGGGACCACGGGCCTGCCCTCTCCCATCCACAACCCGGGGTCCAGATCACACCCTCCTTGTTCCGTGGTTTGAAGCAGAAATAAAGGCTCTTCCTGGTGGTCGGCAGGCACATTTGCTGGGGACTCGAGGGGGTGGACAATTTTGGTTTTTCCATGGCCTTCCAGACAAGGGCCTGGCCTTGGAGCCCACGCTGACCAGGCCAGAGTGCCTGGGTGTTGTAcatggggtgggggccggggtggggcaggggctgtcCAGGGGCTGTGGGGTTTGCTCCTCTGGAACCCCTGCCAAGGGCCCTGAGCTCTGCTCCGCTCTGCCTCAGCCAGGGCTGCCCAGGGCAGGACTGGCTTCCCCCCAAGTGgcctcctcacctctcccaggGGTCTCCAGCTCTGCCTGGACCCCGAGGGCAAGATTCCTTCCTCCTCACTGGGCGCACAGGGCACAGAAATGGACCGTGGGGTGGGGTGTCCTATTCCAGGCTGGATCTTATTAACGCCTTGCAAAagtcccactttacagatgaagaaacgaaGTGTGAAGTGAGGTGCCCCAGCCACGATGGGATCCCTGGGGCTGGGAGGCACCAGAGCCCATGTGGGAGACTGGGTGGGGGAGGCACCTGTTCCTGCCCATGTGAGGGTCCCGTTCCTCCATGGGGTCCGGCAACACTGCTTCTTGGCTCTGTCCCACTGCACAAGGGGAGCCCTACGGGCTGGTTGGGGTTGGcatggtgggggggcgggggacagaaaCCTGACCAGTGCCTGGGCCCAGgttgcctcctgccctcccctcctcccattctGGTCCCTTGCCCCTGGCTAGCCTGCCCCAGGGCCGAGGAAGCCCGGGGCCTGGCAGGAGGCAGCCGTGGATAAATGTTAGCTTAACAAAGTCCTCGGGACCAGGCAGGGTCGGACAAGACCCCGGTGAgcctggaggggcaggagggagacacagtcccCTCTGTTCTTTCTGGAGGCCTTGCTAACCTCAAGGATGAATAAGGCACTTTCTCCAGCACGCCTTCCCTCTAAAAATAACCCGCCCCCCAAACGCAGGAGAGGTCGGAGGCGGAGGTGTGGAAATTTGCCTGGCAGCCTGCTTTAATTTTAACCCTGTGGCCCCATGGGCCACGTCCACGGTCCCAGATGTCTCCACGTCCTCCCTGGTCTCTAGCTTAGGCAAGACGTTGGACTGTCCTTCCAAGTCCTTCCTGTTCTCCTCCGGTGCTTTTGTGGTTCCCCtaggggatgggaagggggcAGACGTTTCCCAGGAAGCCCCGCCAGGACTTGCTGACGCATACGATGTGGGGCCAGGGACTCGAGCCAACTGGTGATTTCCGTGTTCCTGGTGCGGAATGTGGGGTGGGCACCGGTGTCATTTAGGAGATTTCATCCGGGCCCCTCCCAGGCACAGCGTTCCCCCCACTTAAACACGACTCTCCCAAGGTCTCACAGCTGACAAATAGCTGAGCTGGGACAGAA
This window harbors:
- the LBHD2 gene encoding LBH domain-containing protein 2: MGGRASACGRRARGRAGEAGLAARSREWRPGASIQRGRTGSSNGMSAPRPAVQELSPAEEAGDPAGKAAVGAREKGPRLGQRLPSIVVESSEVGSVESGELRWPPEGALRGSAQSQVASAPSPSLPGAPGKVPDDAGSERASCQAPAPQ